The following proteins are encoded in a genomic region of Triticum dicoccoides isolate Atlit2015 ecotype Zavitan chromosome 1B, WEW_v2.0, whole genome shotgun sequence:
- the LOC119349384 gene encoding uncharacterized protein C227.17c-like: protein MEPKEKPETTSAASPPPPRLDCIKCFDALWFCYTPFHQLQTYYRHGDFDTCFGKWGDLVDCLSLKTKRRAEVEEILIAREKAKPHIWTFRTAEEAQANWWQMYKHKVVMSSPPKTAGSTVPPPGSSGALS from the coding sequence ATGGAGCCCAAAGAGAAGCCCGAAACGACCAGCGCTGCCAGCCCACCTCCACCGCGGCTGGACTGTATAAAGTGCTTCGATGCGCTATGGTTCTGCTATACCCCTTTCCACCAGCTGCAGACCTACTACCGCCACGGGGATTTTGACACCTGCTTCGGCAAGTGGGGCGACCTCGTTGACTGTCTCTCGCTCAAGACGAAGCGGAGGGCGGAGGTAGAGGAGATCCTCATCGCCCGGGAGAAGGCCAAGCCGCACATCTGGACCTTCCGGACTGCCGAAGAGGCGCAGGCGAACTGGTGGCAGATGTACAAGCACAAGGTGGTGATGTCGTCGCCACCCAAGACTGCAGGTTCTACTGTGCCCCCTCCTGGATCATCTGGTGCTCTTTCCTGA
- the LOC119349385 gene encoding 1,2-dihydroxy-3-keto-5-methylthiopentene dioxygenase 4-like, whose product MAPQVWMVGEDGEDLKNHGELLPLSKLQEIGVLYWHLDPKKPESEEELAKIRKDRGYNYMDYLDICPGKLANFEEKLKNFFTEHMHADEEIRYCLEGGGYFDVRDKDDKWVRIWIKEGDMIVLPAGIYHRFTLDAANHVKLMRLFLGEPVWTAHNRPQEDHPVRQEYVKRLTDDNAGLALAAH is encoded by the exons ATGGCTCCTCAG GTGTGGATGGTTGGGGAGGACGGCGAGGACCTCAAGAACCACGGGGAGCTCCTGCCTCTCTCCAAGCTCCAAG AGATTGGTGTGTTATACTGGCATTTGGACCCAAAGAAGCCTGAAAGCGAAGAAGAGCTAGCGAAGATCCGCAAAGACAGAGGATACAACTACATG GACTATCTCGACATATGCCCTGGAAAGTTGGCAAACTTTGAGGAGAAGCTCAAGAACTTCTTCACAGAGCACATGCATGCCGACGAAGAGATCCGCTACTGCTTGGAAGGCGGCGGGTACTTTGATGTGCGCGACAAGGATGACAAGTGGGTTCGGATCTGGATAAAAGAAGGGGACATGATCGTGCTGCCGGCTGGAATTTATCATCGGTTCACCCTCGACGCCGCCAACCATGTGAAG CTCATGAGGCTCTTCCTGGGAGAACCAGTGTGGACGGCGCACAACCGGCCTCAGGAGGACCATCCGGTGCGGCAAGAGTATGTCAAGAGGCTCACGGACGACAATGCTGGTCTTGCTCTGGCAGCACACTGA